TCGACCTCGCTCAACGTCTACAAGGTGCTCGCCTCGGCGCTCTCGATGGCCGCTGCCGACTCCCCCGACCGCACGGTCGTGGTCAGCGAGCGCAGCAACTTCCCGACCGACCTCTACATCGCCTCCTCGCTGTGCCGCGAGCGTGGCTACGAGCTGGTGCTGGTCGACTCTCCGGACGAGATCGAGGGGCTGCTGGATCGCACCGCGGTGCTGATGCTGACCGAGGTCAACTACCGCACCGGCTACCTGCACTCGATGGCCTCGGTGACGGCGGCAGCCCACGAGCACGGCGCGCTCGTCGTCTGGGACCTGTGCCACTCGGCCGGCGCGGTGCCGGTCGACCTGGGTGGCGCCGACGCCGACTTCGCGATCGGCTGCGGCTACAAGTTCCTCAACGGCGGTCCGGGATCGCCCGCGTTCCTGTGGGTCAACCCACGCCACGTCGCCCGGTTCGAGCAGCCGTTGTCAGGCTGGATGGGGCATGCGGCACCGTTCGAGATGTCACCGGGCTACCGTCCGGCCGAGGGGGTCTCGCGCTACCTGTCCGGCACCCCGGCCGTCATCGGCATCTCGGCCCTGGAGTGCGGTGTGGACACGGTGCTCGCCGCCGAGGCGTACGGCGGGCTGCCGGCGCTCCGGGAGAAGTCGCTCGCGCTGACCCGGCTCTTCGCCGACCTGGTCGCCGCCCGGTTGCCCGGGTTCACGATCGAGTCGCCGCTGGACGACGCCCAGCGTGGCAGCCAGCTGTCGCTGAGCGTCGGCGACGGCGCGTACGCGATCGTGCAGGCGCTCATCGAGCGCGGTGTCGTCGGCGACTTCCGAGCAGGGCCCAAGAATTCAACACAGCCCGACATCCTGCGGTTCGGCGTGACCCCGCTCTACACCCGCTACGTCGACATCTGGGACGCCGTCGACCACCTGGTCGCGGTGATGGACAACGAGGAATGGCGCGCCGAGCGCTTCGCGACCCGAGGAGCAGTGACATGAGCAGCGAGACCGACGGGGCGCAGGACCTTCCGATGGACTACTCCGACTATCTCCATCTGCCGGAGGTGCTCGGCGCGCAGCATCCGCTCTCGGGCGATCACCACGAGATGCTCTTCATCGTGCAGCACCAGGCGATGGAGCTGTGGATGCGGCTGGCGCTGCACGAGCTGACCGAGGCGCAGCGGCTGATCTCGGCCGACGAGGTGCGGCCGGCGTTCAAGGGGCTGGCCCGGGTCTCGCGGATCATGGAGCAGCTCGTGCACGCCTGGGACGTGCTCTCCACGCTGACTCCGACCGAGTACGACAAGTTCCGCCCCTATCTGGCCACCGGGTCCGGTTTCCAGTCGTGGCAGTACCGCTGCATCGAGTTCGCGCTCGGCAACAAGGCGGCCTACACGCTCCGGGTGCACGAGGGCCGGCCGCACGAGCAGGATGTGCTGGGTGCCTACGGACGGCCCTCGCTCTACGACGAGTCGCTGCGCCTGCTGGCCCGGCGCGGCTTCGAGATCCCGGCCGACCATCTCGACCGGGACTGGAAGCAGGAGTACGCCGCCTCCGACGCCGTCGAGGCCGCCTGGGGCGAGGTCTACCGCGACCCCGAGAAGCACTGGGACCTCTACGAGCTCGGCGAGGAGCTCACCGACCTGGAGACCGCTTTCCGGGTCTGGCGGTTCCGGCACGTGACCACGGTCGAGCGCATCATCGGCTTCAAGCCCGGCACCGGCGGCACCTCCGGCGTCTCCTACCTGCGCAAGCAGCTCGACATCATCCTGTTCCCCGAGCTGTGGGCGATGCGTACGGGGCTGTAGCGCTCAGCGCTCCAGCTTGCCGCGGAGCCGTTCGGCGAGGCGTACGGAGGCCTCGATCTCGACCTTGCGGATCGAGACCGACTCGATGTTGATGCCGAACGGCACGCCGAGCTGGCGGCAGAACGCCATCAGCTCGAGCGCGGTCGCCTCGGCCTGCTCGAGCGA
The sequence above is drawn from the Nocardioides albertanoniae genome and encodes:
- the kynU gene encoding kynureninase, producing MNRDDAVALDRTDPLAPLRDLFDLPEGTIYLDGNSLGALPRTTAGRVAEVVTQEWGQGLIGSWNTASWISLPQRVGDKVARIVGAGQGEVVIADSTSLNVYKVLASALSMAAADSPDRTVVVSERSNFPTDLYIASSLCRERGYELVLVDSPDEIEGLLDRTAVLMLTEVNYRTGYLHSMASVTAAAHEHGALVVWDLCHSAGAVPVDLGGADADFAIGCGYKFLNGGPGSPAFLWVNPRHVARFEQPLSGWMGHAAPFEMSPGYRPAEGVSRYLSGTPAVIGISALECGVDTVLAAEAYGGLPALREKSLALTRLFADLVAARLPGFTIESPLDDAQRGSQLSLSVGDGAYAIVQALIERGVVGDFRAGPKNSTQPDILRFGVTPLYTRYVDIWDAVDHLVAVMDNEEWRAERFATRGAVT
- a CDS encoding tryptophan 2,3-dioxygenase, which codes for MSSETDGAQDLPMDYSDYLHLPEVLGAQHPLSGDHHEMLFIVQHQAMELWMRLALHELTEAQRLISADEVRPAFKGLARVSRIMEQLVHAWDVLSTLTPTEYDKFRPYLATGSGFQSWQYRCIEFALGNKAAYTLRVHEGRPHEQDVLGAYGRPSLYDESLRLLARRGFEIPADHLDRDWKQEYAASDAVEAAWGEVYRDPEKHWDLYELGEELTDLETAFRVWRFRHVTTVERIIGFKPGTGGTSGVSYLRKQLDIILFPELWAMRTGL